One genomic region from Candidatus Nitrospira nitrificans encodes:
- a CDS encoding ABC transporter ATP-binding protein — protein MNPLIVGEDIWKVYRVGDVEVQALRGVSVTIEQGDFVAVMGSSGSGKSTLMNILGCLDQPTRGQYRLNGVEVGQLRPDQLAEIRNQQIGFVFQSFNLIPRTSALENAQLPLFYRGLSLKEQRTRALAALQRVGLKGREHHSPTQLSGGQQQRVAIARALVTSPSLLLADEPTGNLDTESSQEIMGILDGLNRDGMTVILVTHEVDIAAYASREIVVKDGRILSDQVTKERSQAVGG, from the coding sequence GTGAATCCATTGATCGTCGGTGAAGATATTTGGAAGGTCTATCGAGTGGGCGATGTCGAGGTGCAGGCTCTGCGTGGGGTGAGTGTCACCATCGAACAGGGGGACTTTGTCGCGGTCATGGGGTCGAGCGGATCCGGGAAGTCCACGTTGATGAATATTCTCGGGTGCCTGGATCAACCGACCAGGGGACAGTATCGGTTGAACGGCGTCGAGGTCGGGCAATTACGGCCCGACCAGTTGGCAGAGATCCGGAATCAGCAAATCGGCTTTGTATTCCAGAGCTTCAACCTCATTCCCCGTACCAGTGCCCTAGAAAACGCTCAGTTGCCTCTGTTCTACAGAGGACTTTCCTTAAAAGAACAGCGTACGCGCGCGCTCGCTGCGCTTCAACGTGTCGGATTGAAGGGGCGTGAGCATCATTCCCCCACGCAACTTTCAGGTGGCCAGCAGCAGCGGGTGGCGATCGCTCGAGCCCTGGTGACCTCGCCCTCTTTGTTGCTGGCCGACGAGCCAACCGGAAACCTGGATACGGAGTCCAGTCAGGAAATCATGGGGATTCTTGACGGTTTGAATCGGGATGGTATGACGGTGATCCTGGTCACGCACGAAGTCGATATTGCCGCCTACGCTTCGCGTGAAATCGTCGTCAAGGATGGTCGGATCCTCAGCGATCAAGTGACCAAAGAACGGTCGCAGGCAGTGGGAGGCTAA
- a CDS encoding ABC transporter permease: protein MTAFVWLTVVTALRVLGRNRLRAGLTMLGIIIGVGAVIAMVSIGEGAKLAVQKQIATMGTNVIMIWPSYMTIGGVRGAQGGAVTLTVTDALELKKRIPILSESGWLIRSTMQIVNGNRNWNGPVHGVSPSYVSIRDWSFSSGGSFTQADMESAARVALLGQTVVENIFEPGEEPVGAIIRIKNVPFRVIGVLSPKGQSVQGSDQDDIVFIPFTTAERKVFGTLFLGSVGGVFVSTERTEDLADAVEQIRQVMRSRHRLQADQPDDFTIRTQVEIGKVQEGTSETLTVMLMIVASVSLLVGGIGIMNILLVSVTERTREIGIRMAVGAKRFHILMQFLIEAMTLSVVGGCIGILFGVLAARLTTVIAGWPTVISSDTVAVAFVFSVVVGLFFGLYPANKAARLNPIDALRYE, encoded by the coding sequence TTGACGGCGTTTGTGTGGCTCACCGTCGTAACGGCGTTAAGAGTGCTCGGGCGAAACAGACTGCGCGCAGGTTTGACCATGCTCGGGATCATTATCGGAGTCGGGGCGGTCATTGCGATGGTCAGCATCGGAGAAGGGGCGAAGCTGGCGGTGCAGAAGCAGATCGCCACGATGGGCACCAACGTCATTATGATCTGGCCCAGTTACATGACAATCGGCGGCGTGCGTGGCGCGCAAGGCGGTGCCGTCACACTGACGGTGACCGACGCGCTGGAACTGAAGAAACGGATTCCAATTCTGTCTGAGTCCGGGTGGCTTATACGAAGCACCATGCAAATTGTGAATGGGAACCGCAATTGGAATGGTCCGGTTCACGGCGTGTCACCCAGCTACGTCTCGATCAGAGACTGGTCCTTCAGCAGCGGAGGTTCCTTTACCCAAGCAGATATGGAGAGTGCGGCCCGGGTAGCGCTCCTTGGACAAACCGTGGTCGAAAACATTTTCGAGCCAGGTGAAGAACCGGTCGGCGCGATCATTCGCATAAAAAATGTCCCGTTTCGAGTCATCGGTGTCTTATCCCCTAAAGGACAGTCGGTTCAGGGATCCGATCAGGACGATATCGTCTTTATCCCCTTCACGACTGCCGAGCGAAAAGTCTTCGGAACATTGTTCCTTGGATCGGTCGGAGGGGTTTTTGTCTCGACGGAACGAACCGAGGATTTGGCGGATGCCGTCGAGCAAATCCGCCAGGTGATGAGGTCTCGACATCGCTTGCAGGCTGATCAGCCGGATGATTTCACCATTCGTACGCAGGTCGAAATCGGAAAGGTCCAGGAAGGGACGAGCGAAACCTTGACGGTCATGTTGATGATCGTGGCCTCTGTCTCGTTACTCGTCGGCGGCATTGGAATCATGAACATTCTGCTTGTCTCCGTCACCGAGCGGACCCGGGAAATCGGAATTCGGATGGCCGTCGGAGCCAAACGGTTCCATATTCTCATGCAGTTTCTGATCGAAGCCATGACGCTGAGCGTGGTCGGTGGCTGTATCGGCATTCTATTCGGAGTGCTTGCGGCGCGCTTGACGACAGTCATCGCCGGTTGGCCGACCGTGATTTCGAGTGATACCGTCGCGGTGGCGTTTGTGTTTTCCGTCGTGGTGGGCCTGTTTTTTGGATTATATCCGGCGAATAAGGCTGCTCGGCTCAATCCCATCGATGCATTGCGTTACGAATAG
- a CDS encoding HD-GYP domain-containing protein — protein sequence MATTRVPVSELHIGMYVARLDLSWFRSPLLRHSFLIEHPAQIDKLVRAGVKMVDIDLDRGIASPPHHLADSTHAATKPAPPGKSTPPKSLAQLNEEYAQAKLAKQQMDQAVQSVFTTITRTGTVNPEQAAEAVQEITIAMRTLTDSAIFMALSQNRADDSTLSQHALAACTLSLVVGQVFQFNPLELHELATAALLHDIGLLQIRPAIVRHTHVTSDIAKANRREFETHPRRAVLMLEGQRGIEAAILHLIANHHAYLDDSGYPKESRGQFTSDRTRILMVVDRYDELITGFGGTAPLTPHHTFQRLYQEARQGKLDQRIVSSFIARIGIYPIHSHVRLNTQEVAVVTKLHQEHLHQPIITVTHQPEGVEYPVPFIVDLAHQAGDPQVRAIETIIDRNA from the coding sequence ATGGCGACAACACGCGTCCCCGTCAGTGAGCTTCACATCGGGATGTATGTCGCCCGTCTGGACCTCTCGTGGTTCCGCTCCCCCTTACTCCGCCATTCATTCCTGATCGAACATCCTGCCCAGATCGACAAACTGGTGCGTGCAGGAGTGAAGATGGTCGACATCGACCTCGACCGTGGAATCGCCTCTCCGCCGCATCACCTCGCGGATAGTACCCATGCGGCAACTAAACCAGCCCCTCCCGGAAAGAGCACACCACCCAAGTCTTTGGCCCAGCTGAACGAAGAATATGCCCAAGCGAAGCTGGCCAAGCAACAGATGGATCAAGCGGTACAATCCGTTTTTACGACCATTACGAGGACGGGGACGGTCAACCCCGAGCAGGCCGCCGAAGCGGTCCAAGAAATCACAATCGCCATGAGAACTCTCACCGACTCTGCTATTTTCATGGCCTTGAGTCAAAACCGGGCCGACGACTCCACCCTCAGCCAACATGCACTGGCCGCCTGTACGCTGTCACTGGTGGTCGGACAGGTCTTCCAATTCAACCCCCTGGAACTGCACGAGCTGGCGACCGCCGCACTCTTGCATGACATCGGGCTCTTACAGATCAGACCTGCCATTGTCCGCCATACTCATGTCACGTCAGACATTGCCAAGGCCAACCGACGGGAATTCGAAACCCATCCCCGCCGCGCCGTTCTGATGTTAGAGGGGCAAAGAGGAATTGAAGCCGCCATACTCCATCTCATCGCGAATCATCATGCCTACCTTGATGACAGCGGCTATCCGAAAGAGTCACGAGGACAATTTACCTCCGACCGCACACGGATTCTGATGGTCGTGGATCGATATGACGAATTGATCACCGGATTCGGCGGGACCGCCCCCCTGACGCCCCACCATACATTTCAACGCCTGTACCAGGAAGCTCGGCAAGGCAAGCTTGATCAACGAATCGTGTCGTCATTTATCGCGCGAATCGGTATTTATCCCATCCATAGTCATGTGCGACTGAATACGCAAGAGGTGGCGGTGGTCACGAAGCTCCATCAAGAACACCTGCATCAACCGATCATCACCGTCACCCACCAGCCAGAGGGTGTTGAATATCCGGTGCCGTTTATCGTCGATCTCGCGCACCAGGCCGGCGATCCCCAGGTCCGGGCGATTGAAACGATCATAGACAGGAATGCGTAG
- a CDS encoding RusA family crossover junction endodeoxyribonuclease: MPFNRRRDSCRSSRFRLPAILRRGTPPNPSVPKKALRINGTTPAPTPDPAGQNTTIHAPLPAPLITSHAFKVTLPVPPSINHQYATVNGRRLLSSAGRAYKTCVGRQVWLALAQSSTGCSLRDRLQSGPLALSIRFFFASALRRDLDGGLKIAQDAVCEGLGINDNRIIETHLYKQVDKADPRIEVSLSCIHSPHHSA; encoded by the coding sequence ATGCCGTTCAACCGACGTCGAGACAGTTGCCGGTCATCAAGGTTTCGCCTTCCTGCAATATTGCGTCGCGGCACTCCACCCAACCCATCCGTACCGAAAAAGGCGCTGCGAATCAACGGGACGACTCCAGCGCCGACACCTGATCCAGCCGGCCAAAACACCACCATTCACGCGCCATTGCCTGCTCCACTCATCACATCACACGCATTCAAGGTCACCTTGCCCGTCCCTCCCAGCATCAACCATCAATATGCAACAGTGAATGGACGTCGTCTGCTCTCCTCCGCCGGACGTGCCTATAAGACATGCGTCGGCCGGCAGGTATGGCTGGCATTGGCCCAATCCTCTACCGGATGCTCCCTACGGGATCGACTTCAATCCGGACCGCTTGCGCTCTCGATACGATTCTTTTTCGCGTCCGCCTTACGACGCGACCTCGATGGCGGTCTGAAGATCGCCCAAGATGCGGTCTGCGAAGGGCTTGGCATAAACGATAATCGCATCATTGAAACTCATCTGTATAAGCAGGTCGACAAAGCCGACCCTCGTATCGAAGTCTCTCTCTCGTGCATTCATTCTCCGCATCACTCGGCCTGA
- a CDS encoding division/cell wall cluster transcriptional repressor MraZ: MFAGEYLCKVDEKGRFIVPSPIREQIEADGQTVMFLKGPEQSLLIYSTREWEKVLERTRTSLDEDQSRLFMHFIVSEAGSSDIDKTGRILIPGRLRKLVPVDEDQEIILVGLYHRMEIWNPSEWRRYLARTEDRFEQNMAKIMNLL, from the coding sequence ATGTTTGCCGGTGAATACCTTTGCAAGGTTGATGAGAAGGGGCGCTTCATCGTCCCCTCACCCATCCGTGAACAGATCGAAGCCGATGGCCAGACCGTCATGTTCCTGAAGGGTCCGGAACAGTCCTTATTGATCTATTCCACGAGAGAATGGGAAAAGGTGCTTGAACGGACCCGGACGTCGCTGGATGAAGACCAGAGCCGGCTGTTTATGCACTTTATCGTGTCCGAGGCCGGCTCATCGGACATCGATAAAACCGGACGGATCTTGATTCCTGGTCGATTGCGCAAACTGGTTCCGGTCGATGAAGATCAAGAAATCATACTGGTCGGGCTTTATCACCGAATGGAAATCTGGAACCCAAGCGAATGGCGTCGGTATCTGGCCCGTACGGAAGATCGCTTTGAACAAAATATGGCCAAGATCATGAATCTCCTCTAA
- a CDS encoding helix-turn-helix domain-containing protein, whose amino-acid sequence MSRAPKTELMTATETCRYLKITQRTLYRYLQSRQIPAFKLGKEWQFVRSDLEQWIRDRTRTALIS is encoded by the coding sequence ATGAGCAGGGCTCCGAAGACCGAATTGATGACCGCGACGGAAACATGCCGGTATCTCAAGATTACCCAACGTACCCTCTATCGCTATCTTCAAAGTCGACAGATTCCCGCCTTCAAGCTGGGCAAGGAATGGCAATTTGTCCGTTCGGATTTAGAGCAATGGATCCGCGACCGAACCAGAACCGCCTTGATTTCCTAA
- a CDS encoding FmdB family zinc ribbon protein: MPIYEYACQECRRKSSVLVLNPRNPGLLTCRHCGSEKLDRLLSRFAAPKSEEARLESLADPANLGAVDENDPRSVARLMKKMGQEMGEDVGDIETMMDQSDDGDGISEDTDGL, from the coding sequence ATGCCGATTTATGAATATGCTTGTCAGGAATGCCGCAGAAAATCATCGGTTTTGGTTTTGAATCCGCGCAATCCCGGCCTGCTCACCTGTCGGCATTGCGGCAGTGAGAAATTGGATCGGCTCCTGTCGCGATTTGCCGCTCCTAAGTCTGAGGAAGCTCGACTCGAATCGCTGGCAGATCCAGCGAACCTCGGAGCGGTTGATGAGAACGACCCTCGGAGCGTCGCCCGTTTGATGAAGAAAATGGGACAGGAAATGGGCGAGGATGTCGGCGATATCGAAACGATGATGGACCAATCCGATGACGGCGATGGAATATCAGAAGACACTGACGGCTTGTGA
- a CDS encoding ComF family protein, which translates to MPVPLHSERLRQREFNQSLLLADGIGRHLDTPVAYTNLIRTLPTPAQTTLSRKSRLKNLRRAFAVRHSHVIVKKRILLIDDVFTTGTTVNECAKTLRKAGSGDVFVMTLGRTMDPTMIPDRIMAQRVRSPELLGG; encoded by the coding sequence ATGCCCGTGCCCTTACACAGCGAGCGACTTCGTCAACGAGAATTCAATCAGTCCCTGCTGCTTGCCGATGGCATCGGACGTCACCTCGATACTCCCGTCGCGTATACGAATTTGATCCGAACCCTCCCTACTCCAGCCCAGACCACGCTATCCCGCAAAAGCCGCCTCAAAAACCTTCGTCGAGCTTTTGCCGTCCGACATTCTCATGTCATTGTGAAGAAACGCATTCTTCTGATCGACGACGTCTTCACGACCGGCACGACGGTGAATGAGTGCGCAAAGACACTCCGGAAGGCCGGTTCCGGCGATGTGTTCGTGATGACGTTAGGACGCACGATGGATCCTACGATGATTCCCGACCGCATCATGGCCCAGCGCGTACGGTCGCCGGAGCTGCTGGGAGGTTGA